CGGGACACCTTCCAGGAATTCGAAGGCCCTGTTGTGGCAGGCAAGCCAGGTGAGCATGTTTTCGCTCTCGCTCCAGACGATGGACCACATCCGGGAGTGGGACAGGGTCATTATGAATGCCGAAAGCTTTGTCTCTCCGCCAAGTTCGTGGATATAGATCTTCTTTTGAAGCCAGTCGGCCTGAGCCTGTGCCCCCGGCTTGGTCTCCACCCGACGGAAGGGGGCAGGGAAAGGGGTCTTGCGCCTCCTTTTGACGAACCTGTAGACACTCATATAGCTCCCCGTGTATCCGTGGTCCGCGCAGAGTCTTTCATACAATGCCTGAACGGATTCCGGCCGCTCCTGCCCTTCCTGCTCCTGTATCCACTCGAGGACAAGGGGTCGGAAGGGAGCGCACGCTTCCTCCTGGAGCGATCTGCCATCCACGGCTCCTGTCCGATGCCGTTCGAGCCTGTATCTCAAGGTGCTTTCGTCCACGCCAAAGGTGGACGCTATATCCCTGATGCTTTTGTGGTTTGCTAGTTCTTCCGCACCCAGGATGTGATGCTCCTTTAGCTTAGCCACGGCCGGCACCCCCCGTCCAGGTCCTTCCTGAACAAAGAATGCCATATCCGTTTACAAGACTTCACCTAAAGATTGTATCCATGTGCGGGAATCTGGATGTAAATTTAGATCCATCATATGGGTGTTGGTGACAGATATGGGGTGGGATAGTTGTCTCAAGTATTGTTCACGTAGCAAAAGGAGGTCAAAAGACCGCGTGAGAAGCGCAAACGAAAAGGACGGATATGACGAACCAAAAGGATCGGCAAACCACGGTTCGCTATACTAGCCATTCTCGTATCAGTCAATCTCCGAGTTGCCTCATCAAAAATCTAAGCGAAATTGAAACGTTGCCTCACCCAAGGATGAAAGGGAAAGGTATAGCATCTTCTCGAAGGGCATGCCCCGGGGGGAAGGGAGAAGGACGAGTGAGGCCCTCAATGGTTTCCAGAAGGGAAGTTATCGTCAAGTCGGCGGATGAGTACCGCAAGGCATCGAAGAAAGATGAGGATCAGATCCTGTATCGCATCACGGAGATAACGGGCTACAATTGGGACTACGCTTCGCACCTCCTTACCCTCTTCGGCAAGCGCATATAGCTGAAGTCCCAAGGGAGTGCCCCCGTTCATCCTGGAGGCCGACAGGAAGGACAGCTAGGCCTGCGGGAAGACGAACAAGGGCAGGACGTATGACGT
This genomic stretch from Thermovirga sp. harbors:
- a CDS encoding transposase, giving the protein MAKLKEHHILGAEELANHKSIRDIASTFGVDESTLRYRLERHRTGAVDGRSLQEEACAPFRPLVLEWIQEQEGQERPESVQALYERLCADHGYTGSYMSVYRFVKRRRKTPFPAPFRRVETKPGAQAQADWLQKKIYIHELGGETKLSAFIMTLSHSRMWSIVWSESENMLTWLACHNRAFEFLEGVPSTVRIDNLKTGVACGCGAWAKLNEGYASYAKQMDFALDPHRVRTPSRQGQGGT